Proteins from a single region of Sporosarcina sp. P33:
- a CDS encoding virulence factor gives MKIKSIEPTPSPNSMKIVMDTSLPDGTSHNYKKKDEAQAPEPIRSLLAIHGIKGIYHVMDFMAVERIGNVPWESILAEVRAILNEEDGTSEQAEEPQIDEHFGEVYVHVQTYKEIPLQVKVFNSDAEARFGLSDRFVQAMETVHHSEVENYILLRKWADYGIRYGELQEVGDQVVQELEAAYPQERLQELVEKAEKADEETKVRGQKVTVAEFSVPEWETRFQLLDQMPDPDVSDYPVLTLALEDEKMSIRRLATVYLGMIEDESVIPYIEKALEDKSWAVRRTAADCMSDLGYTGFEPAAIRLLQDKNKLVRWRAAMFLYETGTERALPALHEAENDTEFEVKLQVRMAIARIEEGEEAQGSIWRQMTERSK, from the coding sequence TTGAAAATAAAATCGATTGAACCGACGCCAAGTCCAAATTCCATGAAAATTGTAATGGACACATCATTGCCGGACGGAACGAGTCATAACTATAAAAAGAAAGACGAAGCCCAGGCGCCTGAACCCATTCGTTCTCTTTTGGCGATCCACGGCATTAAAGGAATCTATCACGTCATGGACTTCATGGCGGTTGAACGAATCGGGAATGTTCCATGGGAATCAATACTTGCGGAAGTCCGCGCGATTTTAAATGAAGAAGATGGAACTTCGGAGCAAGCAGAAGAACCGCAAATAGATGAACATTTCGGTGAAGTGTATGTTCATGTCCAAACGTATAAGGAGATTCCGCTGCAGGTGAAAGTGTTCAACAGCGACGCCGAAGCCCGCTTTGGTTTGAGTGATCGTTTCGTTCAGGCGATGGAAACAGTACATCATTCGGAAGTGGAGAATTATATTTTGCTTCGTAAATGGGCTGATTACGGAATCCGCTATGGTGAATTGCAGGAAGTCGGCGACCAAGTCGTACAGGAACTGGAAGCTGCCTACCCTCAAGAACGTCTTCAGGAACTGGTGGAAAAAGCCGAGAAAGCAGACGAAGAAACAAAAGTACGGGGGCAAAAAGTGACAGTTGCTGAATTTAGCGTACCCGAATGGGAAACGCGGTTTCAGCTGCTTGATCAAATGCCTGACCCTGACGTATCTGATTATCCCGTGCTGACTCTTGCGCTTGAAGATGAGAAAATGTCGATCCGCAGACTCGCTACGGTATATCTTGGAATGATTGAAGACGAATCGGTCATTCCGTATATCGAAAAAGCACTGGAAGATAAAAGCTGGGCCGTTCGCCGTACAGCGGCAGACTGCATGAGTGATCTCGGCTATACAGGCTTTGAGCCCGCAGCAATCCGTCTGCTGCAGGATAAAAACAAGCTGGTCCGCTGGCGGGCAGCGATGTTCCTGTATGAAACCGGAACGGAACGCGCGCTGCCGGCATTGCATGAAGCAGAAAACGATACAGAGTTTGAAGTCAAACTGCAAGTTCGCATGGCTATTGCCCGCATAGAAGAGGGCGAGGAAGCACAAGGTTCTATTTGGCGGCAAATGACTGAACGAAGTAAATAA